In Hevea brasiliensis isolate MT/VB/25A 57/8 chromosome 13, ASM3005281v1, whole genome shotgun sequence, a single genomic region encodes these proteins:
- the LOC131172127 gene encoding uncharacterized protein LOC131172127 translates to MAQGGKNVEDYYKAIAIALARAKLDEPPEATMACFLAGLNMEIAHDGGVHSVPKVPWKPKVDKTSKGEKEFPKFRKEEWKGKDKRVMVIREDGEVETEEENEAEPLMLVEGNENEEDVHVEGQSDGYEFALVTTRTLSAQPIADSDELQRENVFHTRCVVKEKLCSMIIDGGSCCNVASSLLVEKLGLPTFKLPKPYGLQWLNDCNKVKVTKQVVVPFTMGSYHDEVLCDVVPMIATRVLLGRPWQYDRYVIRDGRNSHYTLKKDGRTHALGALVTIQAHEDQMRILRAVKDRKENWREKLREAEHKSEESKEKSDRKEKKKEVDELLAKGHVCKSMSPCAVPILLAPKNDGTYKMCMDYRVMNKITNVPFVCGKEHEHAFAMLKEKLCFAPLLILPNFDKTFEIEGDASGVGIEAILMQEKRPIAYFSEKLHGATLNYSTYDKELYALVRALVSQLTSP, encoded by the exons ATGGCACAAGGAGGGAAGAATGTAGAAGACTACTATAAGGCAATAGCAATAGCCTTAGCCAGGGCAAAATTAGATGAACCTCCAGAGGCTACTATGGCATGTTTCTTAGCTGGTCTTAACATGGAGATTGCAcatgacgg TGGTGTCCATTCAGTTCCAAAGGTCCCTTGGAAACCAAAGGTAGATAAAACTTCTAAAGGTGAGAAAGAATTTCCTAAGTTTAGGAAAGAAGAGTGGAAGGGGAAAGATAAG agagtcatggtcattaGGGAAGATGGGGAGGTAGAGACTGAGGAAGAAAATGAGGCTGAACCTTTAATGTTAGTTGAGGGGaatgaaaatgaagaagatgtGCATGTTGAAGGGCAATCCGATGGGTATGAATTTGCATTGGTTACCACGAGGACCTTGAGTGCTCAACCTATTGCGGATAGTGATGAGTTGCAAAGGGAAAACGTATTTCATACTAGGTGTGTGGTGAAGGAGAAATTGTGTAGCATGATTATAGATGGGGGTAGTTGTTGTAATGTGGCTAGTTCCTTACTTGTGGAGAAATTAGGATTGCCTACCTTTAAGCTTCCTAAACCTTATGGATTACAATGGCTAAATGATTGCAACAAAGTGAAGGTAACTAAGCAAGTAGTGGTACCTTTCACTATGGGGAGCTACCATGATGAGGTCTTATGTGATGTAGTACCCATGATAGCTACACGTGTCTTGCTAGGTAGGCCATGGCAATATGATAGGTATGTGATTCGTGATGGGAGGAATAGTCACTACACTTTGAAGAAAGATGGCCGCACACATGCCTTAGGTGCCCTTGTCACCATCCAAGCACATGAGGACCAAATGAGAATATTAAGAGCTGTTAAGGACAGAAAAGAGAATTGGAGAGAAAAATTAAGAGAGGCCGAGCACAAGAGTGAAGAGAGTAAAGAAAAGAGTGAtaggaaagagaaaaagaaagaa GTAGATGAGCTTTTGGCTAAGGGACATGTCTGTAAGAGCATGAGTCCTTGCGCGGTTCCTATTTTGCTTGCGCCAAAGAATGATGGGACATATAAGATGTGCATGGATTATAGAGTTATgaataaaatcact AATGTGCCATTTGTTTGTGGTAAAGAACATGAACATGCATTTGCAATGCTTAAAGAGAAATTATGTTTTGCACCTTTATTAATTTTGCCTAATTTTGACAAGACATTTGAGATTGAAGGTGATGCATCAGGTGTAGGAATTGAAGCTATTCTCATGCAAGAGAAACGCCCAATTGCTTACTTTAGTGAAAAGTTGCATGGTGCCACATTGaattattctacatatgacaaagagTTGTATGCATTAGTTAGGGCATTAGTGTCACAACTTActtctccgtaa